In the genome of Streptomyces racemochromogenes, one region contains:
- a CDS encoding VanZ family protein, translating into MHRHEGSGSAATDTKLPVRSRLLSGALLAAHLLLVGWLTLSPLDVPWAAAANLTPLEGIRADLAFGPLEAARRIGEGLALLAPLGVLLPLAGGRLAAGPLAAWSSLVRTAAAAVLISLGIEMLQTAIPGRVLDVDALLLNTAGVVVVHLAVVPVLRRRLRRTHASQGPTPRITRVGIGPWTEVLSAVPREY; encoded by the coding sequence GTGCACCGTCATGAGGGCAGCGGCAGCGCCGCCACCGACACGAAGCTCCCGGTCCGGTCCCGGCTCCTGAGCGGGGCCCTGCTGGCCGCGCATCTGCTGCTCGTCGGATGGCTGACGCTGAGCCCCCTGGACGTCCCCTGGGCGGCGGCCGCGAACCTGACCCCGCTGGAGGGGATCCGGGCGGACCTCGCCTTCGGCCCGCTGGAGGCCGCGCGGCGGATCGGCGAGGGGCTGGCGCTGCTGGCCCCGCTGGGGGTGCTGCTGCCGCTGGCCGGGGGCCGGCTGGCGGCGGGGCCGCTGGCGGCCTGGTCCTCGCTGGTCCGGACGGCGGCCGCGGCCGTACTGATCTCGCTCGGCATCGAGATGCTGCAGACCGCGATCCCCGGCCGGGTGCTGGACGTGGACGCGCTGCTGCTGAACACCGCCGGAGTGGTCGTCGTCCACCTGGCCGTCGTGCCGGTGCTGCGCAGGCGGCTGCGCCGGACGCACGCGTCTCAGGGGCCCACCCCGAGAATTACCAGGGTCGGCATCGGACCCTGGACCGAGGTCCTTTCGGCGGTACCGCGCGAGTATTGA
- a CDS encoding PH domain-containing protein, producing MTTPSPHEPVYADRVYRSPMAVVSGVLLLALVAWLCGDAVVRGSADARWTGVAVALAAVPLIVAFTLRPAVFANDDRMRIRNPFRSIELPWAAVDAVRAGYSAEVLAQGSKYQLWSVPVSLRERKKAGRQFSRREALRGKGVAAEDAGADPAAPPRAAADRTIDELRELAERGAGRPGAQGGVRVRWAYEIIAPAVAGAVLLAVLLATG from the coding sequence ATGACTACGCCCTCCCCCCACGAGCCGGTCTACGCCGACCGCGTCTACCGCTCCCCCATGGCCGTCGTCTCCGGGGTGCTGCTGCTCGCGCTCGTCGCCTGGCTGTGCGGGGACGCCGTCGTACGGGGCTCGGCGGACGCGCGGTGGACGGGCGTCGCGGTCGCGCTGGCCGCCGTCCCGCTGATCGTGGCGTTCACCCTGCGCCCGGCCGTCTTCGCCAACGACGACCGGATGCGGATCCGCAACCCCTTCCGGAGCATCGAGCTGCCCTGGGCCGCGGTGGACGCGGTGCGTGCCGGCTACTCGGCGGAGGTGCTGGCCCAGGGGTCGAAGTACCAGCTGTGGTCGGTGCCGGTGTCGCTGCGCGAACGGAAGAAGGCCGGCCGGCAGTTCAGCCGCCGGGAGGCGCTGCGCGGCAAGGGCGTGGCGGCCGAGGACGCCGGGGCGGATCCGGCCGCGCCGCCGCGGGCCGCCGCCGACCGCACCATCGACGAGCTGCGCGAGCTCGCCGAGCGCGGGGCCGGGCGGCCGGGCGCGCAGGGCGGGGTCCGCGTGCGGTGGGCGTACGAGATCATCGCGCCGGCGGTGGCGGGCGCGGTCCTGCTGGCCGTGCTGCTGGCGACGGGCTGA
- the afsQ1 gene encoding two-component system response regulator AfsQ1 yields MPFLLLIEDDDAIRTALELSLTRQGHRVATAATGEDGLKLLREQRPDLIVLDVMLPGIDGFEVCRRIRRTDQLPIILLTARSDDIDVVVGLESGADDYVVKPVQGRVLDARIRAVLRRGEREASDSATFGTLVIDRAAMTVTKNGEDLQLTPTELRLLLELSRRPGQALSRQQLLRLVWEHDYLGDSRLVDACVQRLRAKVEEVPSSPTLIRTVRGVGYRLDSPQ; encoded by the coding sequence GTGCCCTTCCTGTTGCTGATCGAGGACGACGACGCCATCCGCACGGCCCTCGAACTCTCCCTGACCCGCCAGGGCCACCGAGTGGCCACCGCGGCGACGGGCGAGGACGGCCTGAAACTGCTGCGCGAGCAGCGGCCGGACCTGATCGTGCTCGACGTCATGCTGCCCGGGATCGACGGCTTCGAGGTGTGCCGGCGCATCCGCCGCACCGACCAGCTGCCGATCATCCTGCTCACCGCGCGCAGCGACGACATCGATGTCGTCGTCGGCCTGGAGTCCGGAGCGGACGACTACGTCGTCAAGCCCGTCCAGGGACGCGTGCTCGACGCGCGCATCCGTGCCGTACTGCGCCGCGGCGAACGCGAGGCGAGCGACTCCGCCACGTTCGGGACCCTGGTCATCGACCGGGCCGCCATGACCGTGACGAAGAACGGCGAGGACCTCCAGCTCACCCCCACCGAGCTGCGCCTCCTCCTGGAACTCAGCCGGCGCCCCGGCCAGGCCCTCTCCCGCCAGCAGCTCCTGCGACTGGTGTGGGAACACGACTACCTCGGCGACTCGCGGCTCGTCGACGCCTGCGTCCAGCGGCTGCGCGCCAAGGTCGAGGAAGTGCCCTCCTCACCCACGCTGATCCGGACCGTCCGGGGTGTCGGCTACCGGCTGGACTCCCCGCAGTGA
- a CDS encoding PspC domain-containing protein: MSAITRPRDGRMIGGVCAGLARRFGIKARTMRIIFVASCLLPGPQFLIYLALWLLLPNEKAGAGAARTAW; the protein is encoded by the coding sequence ATGAGCGCGATTACCCGCCCCCGTGACGGACGGATGATCGGCGGCGTCTGCGCCGGGCTCGCACGGCGTTTCGGCATCAAGGCCCGCACGATGCGGATCATCTTCGTGGCCTCGTGCCTGCTGCCCGGACCGCAGTTCCTCATCTACCTGGCGCTGTGGCTGCTGCTCCCGAACGAGAAGGCCGGCGCGGGCGCGGCGCGGACCGCCTGGTAG
- a CDS encoding SigE family RNA polymerase sigma factor, translating to MNTLHSTTTSAVVTRLHDVNRRAGVRTVTVARQRPAHVTAIDAKQYQAVPAQRTAVPAPSSSSEAEFTAYVQERRAALFATAFHLTGDRHEAEDLLQSALFSTYRAWDRISDKAAVGGYLRRTMTNLHISAWRRRKLNEYPTEELPETASDTDAMRGTELRAVLWQALARIPEPQRTMLVLRYYEGRTDPEIAEILGISVGTVKSSIWRSLRRLREDEVLSFGRDEAESFGELVA from the coding sequence ATGAACACGCTGCACAGCACCACGACCAGCGCGGTTGTCACGCGGCTGCACGATGTGAACCGCCGGGCGGGTGTCCGTACGGTGACGGTCGCCCGTCAGCGGCCGGCACACGTCACAGCCATTGACGCGAAGCAGTACCAGGCGGTTCCCGCGCAGCGCACGGCGGTGCCGGCCCCGTCCTCCTCGTCGGAGGCGGAGTTCACGGCGTACGTGCAGGAGCGGCGGGCGGCGCTGTTCGCGACGGCCTTCCACCTCACCGGCGACCGTCACGAGGCCGAGGACCTGTTGCAGAGCGCGCTGTTCTCCACGTACCGCGCCTGGGACCGGATCAGTGACAAGGCGGCGGTGGGCGGTTACCTGCGCCGCACGATGACGAACCTGCACATCAGCGCCTGGCGTCGGCGGAAGCTGAACGAGTACCCGACGGAGGAGCTGCCGGAGACGGCGTCGGACACGGACGCGATGCGGGGTACGGAGCTGCGCGCGGTGCTGTGGCAGGCGCTGGCCCGGATTCCGGAGCCGCAGCGGACGATGCTGGTGCTGCGGTACTACGAGGGCCGTACGGACCCGGAGATCGCGGAGATCCTGGGCATCAGCGTGGGCACCGTGAAGTCGAGCATCTGGCGCTCGCTGCGCCGGCTGCGGGAGGACGAGGTGCTGAGCTTCGGGCGTGACGAGGCGGAGTCCTTCGGGGAGCTCGTCGCGTAA
- a CDS encoding uridine kinase family protein: MVPACGRSRVRTQSSGGGAPDSNPPCETGRRACPQCVDTPGHASHWSPVSCSSPLPTRVVLLTGPSGSGKSSLAARSGLPVLRLDDFYKEATDPTLPLVEGSSDIDWDSPLSWDADTAVAAIAELCAAGRTEVPVYSIASSSRTGTETLDIDRTPLFIAEGIFAADIAARCQELGLLADAICLRGRPSTTFRRRFLRDLREGRKSVPFLLRRGYRLMRAERGIVARHVALGAHACARDEALGRLAAAAAGRHRTPTAI, encoded by the coding sequence ATGGTTCCCGCCTGTGGTCGTAGTCGCGTGCGCACACAGAGTAGTGGAGGGGGCGCCCCCGATTCCAACCCGCCGTGTGAGACCGGTCGCAGGGCATGTCCGCAGTGTGTTGATACGCCGGGTCATGCCTCACACTGGTCTCCCGTGAGCTGTTCATCTCCCCTTCCCACGCGCGTCGTGCTGCTGACCGGTCCCTCGGGTTCCGGCAAGTCCTCGCTCGCGGCCCGGTCGGGCCTCCCCGTACTGCGCCTGGACGACTTCTACAAAGAGGCGACGGACCCCACCCTCCCCCTGGTCGAGGGCAGCTCCGACATCGACTGGGACTCCCCGCTCTCCTGGGACGCCGACACCGCCGTCGCCGCCATCGCGGAACTCTGCGCCGCCGGCCGCACCGAGGTCCCCGTCTACTCCATCGCCTCGTCCTCCCGGACCGGCACCGAGACCCTCGACATCGACCGCACCCCGCTGTTCATCGCCGAGGGCATCTTCGCCGCCGACATCGCGGCCCGCTGCCAGGAACTGGGCCTGCTCGCCGACGCCATCTGCCTGCGCGGCCGCCCCTCCACCACCTTCCGCCGCCGCTTCCTGCGCGACCTGCGCGAAGGCCGCAAGTCCGTGCCCTTCCTGCTGCGCCGCGGCTACCGCCTCATGCGCGCCGAACGAGGCATCGTCGCCCGCCACGTCGCCCTCGGCGCCCACGCCTGCGCCCGCGACGAAGCCCTCGGCCGGCTGGCCGCCGCGGCCGCCGGACGCCACCGCACCCCCACCGCCATCTGA
- the deoC gene encoding deoxyribose-phosphate aldolase: MPTTLTAFADVTTSDSALRRFLHGLPGVDAVGLEARAASLGTRSIKTTAKAYAIDLAISMIDLTTLEGADTPGKVRALSAKAVNPDPTDRSTPMTAAVCVYPDMVATAKAALNGADVKVASVATAFPAGRAALPVKLADTRDAVAAGADEIDMVIDRGAFLAGRYLETYELIKAVKEACVRPDGTAARLKVIFETGELSTYDNIRRASWIGMIAGADFIKTSTGKVGVNATPANTLLMLEAVRDFKAQTGIQIGVKPAGGIRTTKDALKFLVLVNETAGEDWLTNEWFRFGASSLLNDLLMQRQKLSTGRYSGPDYVTVD, translated from the coding sequence ATGCCCACCACCCTCACCGCATTCGCTGACGTGACGACGTCCGACAGCGCGCTGCGCCGCTTCCTGCACGGGCTGCCCGGCGTAGACGCAGTCGGCCTGGAGGCCCGCGCGGCCTCGCTCGGCACCCGCTCGATCAAGACGACGGCCAAGGCGTACGCCATCGACCTGGCCATCTCGATGATCGACCTGACCACGCTTGAGGGTGCGGACACCCCGGGCAAGGTCCGGGCGCTCTCCGCCAAGGCCGTCAACCCCGACCCGACCGACCGCAGCACGCCCATGACCGCCGCGGTCTGCGTCTACCCCGACATGGTGGCCACCGCCAAGGCCGCGCTGAACGGCGCCGACGTCAAGGTCGCCTCCGTCGCCACCGCCTTCCCCGCCGGGCGCGCCGCCCTGCCGGTCAAGCTGGCCGACACCCGGGACGCCGTGGCCGCCGGCGCCGACGAGATCGACATGGTCATCGACCGTGGCGCCTTCCTCGCCGGCCGCTACCTGGAGACGTACGAGCTGATCAAGGCCGTGAAGGAGGCGTGCGTCCGCCCCGACGGCACCGCCGCCCGCCTCAAGGTCATCTTCGAGACCGGCGAGCTGTCGACGTACGACAACATCCGCCGCGCCTCCTGGATCGGCATGATCGCCGGCGCCGACTTCATCAAGACCTCCACCGGCAAGGTCGGCGTCAACGCCACCCCCGCCAACACCCTGCTCATGCTCGAAGCCGTACGCGACTTCAAGGCGCAGACTGGAATCCAGATCGGCGTGAAGCCGGCCGGCGGCATCCGCACCACCAAGGACGCCCTCAAGTTCCTGGTCCTGGTCAACGAGACCGCGGGCGAGGACTGGCTGACCAACGAGTGGTTCCGCTTCGGCGCCTCCAGCCTGCTGAACGACCTGCTCATGCAGCGCCAGAAGCTGAGCACCGGGCGTTACTCCGGTCCCGACTACGTGACGGTGGACTGA
- a CDS encoding sensor histidine kinase codes for MTKALFAGRRWTSLRLRLLVVFALVALVAAVSASGIAYWLNREAVLTRTQDAALGDFRQEMQNRAAALPADPTPEEIQRTAELMAGSSPGYSVLLVHERKDGRKVIGAAGAVPFGLNDVPKSLQYAVNDRQKTTAANDAEYHMYWQRTKPQGNPYLVGGTRIVGGGPTGYMYKSLATERDDLNALGWSLTIATGLALLGSALLAQGAARTVLKPVQRLGDAARRLGEGELDHRLDVSGTDELADLSRTFNRTAEALEKKVADMSAREEASRRFVADMSHELRTPLTALTAVAEVLEEEVEYLDPMIAPAVGLVVSETRRLNDLVENLMEVTRFDAGTARLVLDDVNVADQVTACIDARAWLDAVELDAGRGIVARLDPRRLDVILANLIGNALKHGGSPVRVSVCVEGEWLVIAVRDNGPGIPEEVLPHVFDRFYKASASRPKSDGSGLGLSIAMENAHIHGGDITAANGPEGGAVFTLRLPMDVGAVIAGGGVEA; via the coding sequence GTGACCAAGGCCCTGTTCGCGGGCCGGCGCTGGACCAGCCTGCGGCTGCGCCTCCTCGTCGTGTTCGCGCTCGTCGCGCTCGTCGCCGCGGTCTCCGCGTCCGGCATCGCGTACTGGCTCAACCGCGAAGCCGTGCTCACCCGCACCCAGGACGCGGCCCTGGGCGACTTCCGCCAGGAGATGCAGAACCGGGCCGCGGCACTGCCCGCCGACCCGACGCCCGAGGAGATACAGCGCACCGCCGAACTCATGGCGGGCAGCAGCCCCGGGTACAGCGTGCTCCTCGTCCACGAACGCAAGGACGGCCGCAAGGTCATCGGCGCGGCGGGCGCGGTCCCCTTCGGGCTGAACGACGTACCGAAGTCCCTCCAGTACGCCGTCAACGACCGGCAGAAGACCACCGCCGCCAACGACGCCGAGTACCACATGTACTGGCAGCGCACGAAACCCCAGGGCAACCCGTACCTCGTTGGCGGCACCCGCATCGTCGGCGGCGGCCCCACCGGCTACATGTACAAGTCCCTCGCCACCGAACGCGACGACCTCAACGCCCTCGGCTGGTCCCTCACCATCGCCACCGGCCTCGCCCTCCTCGGCTCCGCGCTGCTCGCGCAGGGCGCGGCACGCACCGTCCTCAAGCCCGTGCAGCGCCTCGGGGACGCGGCACGCAGGCTCGGCGAAGGCGAACTCGACCACCGGCTCGACGTGTCGGGGACGGACGAACTGGCCGACCTGTCGCGCACCTTCAACCGCACGGCGGAGGCGCTGGAGAAGAAGGTCGCCGACATGAGCGCCCGCGAGGAGGCCAGCCGGCGCTTCGTGGCCGACATGAGCCACGAGCTGCGCACCCCGCTGACGGCACTGACGGCGGTCGCCGAGGTGCTGGAGGAGGAGGTCGAGTACCTCGACCCGATGATCGCCCCGGCGGTGGGCCTGGTCGTCAGCGAGACCCGGCGGCTGAACGACCTGGTGGAGAACCTGATGGAGGTCACCCGCTTCGACGCGGGAACCGCCCGGCTGGTCCTCGACGACGTCAACGTCGCCGACCAGGTCACCGCCTGCATCGACGCCCGCGCCTGGCTCGACGCCGTCGAACTCGACGCCGGCCGCGGGATCGTGGCACGCCTCGACCCGCGCCGCCTCGACGTCATCCTCGCCAACCTCATCGGCAACGCCCTCAAGCACGGCGGCTCGCCGGTGCGGGTGTCGGTGTGCGTGGAGGGGGAGTGGCTGGTCATCGCGGTCAGGGACAACGGCCCGGGCATCCCCGAGGAGGTGCTGCCGCACGTCTTCGACCGCTTCTACAAGGCGAGCGCGTCCCGGCCCAAGTCGGACGGCAGCGGGCTCGGCCTGTCGATCGCGATGGAGAACGCCCACATCCACGGCGGTGACATCACCGCCGCGAACGGGCCGGAAGGCGGGGCCGTGTTCACGCTGCGGCTCCCGATGGACGTGGGGGCGGTGATCGCCGGTGGCGGCGTGGAAGCGTAG
- a CDS encoding aldehyde dehydrogenase family protein, with protein sequence MASLFEYAPAPESRSVVDIAPSYGLFIDGEFTDAADGKVFKTVSPSSEEVLAEVAQAGAADVDRAVKAARRAFEKWSALPGSERAKYLFRIARIIQERSRELAVLETLDNGKPIKETRDADLPLVAAHFFYYAGWADKLDHAGFGANPRPLGVAGQVIPWNFPLLMLAWKIAPALATGNTVVLKPAETTPLSALFFADICRQAGLPKGVVNIIPGYGDAGAELVAHPDVNKVAFTGSTAVGKAIARQIAGTDKKVTLELGGKGANIVFDDAPIDQAVEGIVNGIFFNQGQVCCAGSRLLVQESIHDELLDSLKRRLSTLRLGDPLDKNTDIGAINSAEQLARITALADTGEAEGAERWSPACELPSAGYWFAPTLFTNVTQAHTVARDEIFGPVLSVLTFRTPDEAVAKANNSQYGLSAGIWTEKGSRILAVAGKLRAGVVWANTFNKFDPTSPFGGYKESGFGREGGRHGLEGYLDV encoded by the coding sequence ATGGCATCCCTCTTCGAGTACGCACCGGCCCCCGAGTCCCGCTCGGTCGTCGACATCGCCCCCTCCTACGGGCTCTTCATCGACGGCGAGTTCACCGACGCCGCCGACGGCAAGGTCTTCAAGACCGTCAGCCCCTCCAGCGAGGAAGTCCTGGCCGAGGTCGCCCAGGCCGGTGCCGCCGACGTCGACCGCGCCGTCAAGGCCGCCCGCCGCGCCTTCGAGAAGTGGTCCGCGCTGCCCGGCTCCGAGCGCGCCAAGTACCTCTTCCGCATCGCCCGGATCATCCAGGAGCGCAGCCGCGAGCTCGCCGTCCTGGAGACCCTGGACAACGGCAAGCCGATCAAGGAGACCCGCGACGCGGACCTCCCCCTGGTCGCCGCGCACTTCTTCTACTACGCGGGCTGGGCCGACAAGCTCGACCACGCCGGCTTCGGTGCGAACCCGCGCCCGCTCGGCGTGGCCGGCCAGGTCATCCCCTGGAACTTCCCGCTGCTGATGCTCGCGTGGAAGATCGCCCCGGCGCTCGCCACCGGCAACACCGTCGTCCTCAAGCCGGCCGAGACCACCCCCCTGTCGGCGCTGTTCTTCGCGGACATCTGCCGCCAGGCCGGCCTGCCCAAGGGCGTCGTCAACATCATCCCCGGCTACGGGGACGCCGGCGCCGAACTCGTCGCCCACCCCGACGTCAACAAGGTCGCCTTCACCGGCTCCACCGCCGTCGGCAAGGCCATCGCCCGCCAGATCGCCGGCACCGACAAGAAGGTCACCCTGGAGCTCGGCGGCAAGGGCGCCAACATCGTCTTCGACGACGCCCCCATCGACCAGGCCGTCGAGGGCATCGTCAACGGCATCTTCTTCAACCAGGGCCAGGTCTGCTGCGCGGGCTCCCGCCTCCTGGTCCAGGAGTCGATCCACGACGAGCTCCTCGACTCCCTCAAGCGCCGCCTCTCCACGCTGCGCCTGGGCGACCCGCTCGACAAGAACACCGACATCGGCGCGATCAACTCCGCCGAGCAGCTCGCCCGGATCACCGCCCTCGCCGACACCGGCGAGGCCGAGGGCGCCGAGCGCTGGTCCCCGGCCTGCGAGCTGCCGTCCGCCGGCTACTGGTTCGCCCCGACGCTCTTCACGAACGTCACCCAGGCGCACACCGTCGCCCGCGACGAGATCTTCGGCCCGGTCCTGTCCGTGCTGACGTTCCGCACCCCCGACGAGGCCGTCGCCAAGGCCAACAACAGCCAGTACGGCCTGTCCGCCGGCATCTGGACGGAGAAGGGCTCCCGCATCCTCGCGGTCGCGGGCAAGCTCCGCGCGGGTGTGGTGTGGGCCAACACGTTCAACAAGTTCGACCCGACCTCGCCCTTCGGCGGCTACAAGGAGTCGGGCTTCGGCCGCGAGGGCGGCCGCCACGGCCTGGAGGGCTACCTCGATGTCTGA
- a CDS encoding adenosine deaminase, whose protein sequence is MTSETPNLPTPDQIRRSPKVLLHDHLDGGLRPGTIIELAAEVGYDKLPETDADKLGVWFRDAADSGSLPRYLETFAHTCAVMQTKEALFRVAAECAEDLAEDGVVYAEIRYAPEQHLVAGLTLEEVVEAVNDGFREGERRAKANGHRIRVGALLTAMRHAARALEIAELANRYRDNGVVGFDIAGAEAGFPPTRHLDAFEYLKRENNHFTIHAGEAFGLPSIWQALQWCGADRLGHGVKIIDDIEVAEDGSVKLGRLASYVRDKRIPLEMCPTSNLQTAAAASYAEHPIGLLRKLHFRLTVNTDNRLMSGTSMSREFEHLVDAFGYSLDDMQWFTVNAMKSAFIPFDERLAMINDVIKPGYAELKSEWLFRQTASTSGTVSA, encoded by the coding sequence ATGACGAGCGAGACCCCCAACCTGCCCACCCCGGACCAGATCCGCCGCTCCCCGAAGGTGCTGCTGCACGACCACCTCGACGGAGGGCTGCGCCCCGGGACCATCATCGAGCTGGCGGCCGAGGTCGGCTACGACAAGCTCCCCGAGACCGACGCCGACAAGCTGGGCGTCTGGTTCCGCGACGCCGCCGACTCCGGCTCCCTCCCGCGCTACCTGGAGACGTTCGCGCACACCTGCGCCGTCATGCAGACGAAGGAGGCCCTCTTCCGGGTCGCCGCCGAGTGCGCCGAGGACCTGGCCGAGGACGGCGTCGTGTACGCCGAGATCCGCTACGCCCCCGAGCAGCACCTCGTAGCCGGCCTGACCCTCGAAGAGGTCGTCGAGGCCGTCAACGACGGCTTCCGCGAGGGCGAGCGCCGCGCCAAGGCCAACGGCCACCGCATCCGCGTCGGCGCCCTGCTGACCGCCATGCGCCACGCGGCCCGCGCGCTGGAGATCGCCGAGCTGGCCAACCGCTACCGGGACAACGGCGTGGTCGGCTTCGACATCGCCGGCGCCGAGGCCGGGTTCCCCCCCACCCGCCACCTCGACGCCTTCGAGTACCTCAAGCGCGAGAACAACCACTTCACCATCCACGCGGGCGAGGCCTTCGGCCTCCCCTCGATCTGGCAGGCCCTGCAGTGGTGCGGCGCGGACCGCCTCGGCCACGGCGTGAAGATCATCGACGACATCGAGGTCGCCGAGGACGGTTCCGTCAAGCTGGGCCGCCTGGCCTCGTACGTCCGGGACAAGCGCATCCCCCTGGAGATGTGCCCGACCTCGAACCTCCAGACCGCCGCGGCCGCCTCGTACGCCGAACACCCGATCGGCCTGCTGCGCAAGCTGCACTTCCGGCTGACGGTCAACACGGACAACCGCCTGATGAGCGGCACCAGCATGAGCCGCGAGTTCGAGCACCTGGTCGACGCCTTCGGCTACTCGCTCGACGACATGCAGTGGTTCACCGTCAATGCGATGAAGTCCGCGTTCATTCCTTTCGATGAACGACTCGCGATGATCAACGACGTGATCAAGCCGGGCTATGCGGAGCTGAAGTCCGAATGGCTGTTCCGGCAGACCGCTTCCACCAGCGGAACTGTCTCGGCCTAG
- a CDS encoding aldehyde dehydrogenase family protein, whose product MSESSATRLGVFKTYKLYVGGKFPRSESGRVYEVSDSKGNWLANAPLSSRKDARDAVVAARKAFGGWAGATAYNRGQILYRIAEMLEGRREQFVREVGEAEGLSKSKAAAVVDAAIDRWVWYAGWTDKIGQVVGGANPVAGPFFNLSTPEPTGVVTVVAPQQSSFLGLVSVIAPVIATGNTAVVIASEKAPLPALSLGEVLATSDLPGGVVNILSGKAAEMGPHLAAHQDVNAIDLAGADAALAKDLEIAAADNLKRVLRPQPVDDWSADPGTHRMTAFLETKTVWHPTGSLGSGGSSY is encoded by the coding sequence ATGTCTGAGTCTTCTGCGACCCGTCTGGGCGTCTTCAAGACCTACAAGCTGTACGTCGGGGGCAAGTTCCCCCGCTCCGAGAGCGGCCGGGTGTACGAGGTGAGCGACTCCAAGGGCAACTGGCTGGCCAACGCCCCGCTGTCCTCCCGCAAGGACGCCCGTGACGCGGTCGTCGCGGCCCGCAAGGCCTTCGGCGGCTGGGCCGGCGCCACCGCCTACAACCGCGGCCAGATCCTCTACCGCATCGCCGAGATGCTCGAGGGCCGCCGCGAGCAGTTCGTCCGCGAGGTCGGCGAGGCCGAGGGCCTGTCCAAGTCGAAGGCGGCCGCCGTCGTCGACGCGGCCATCGACCGCTGGGTCTGGTACGCGGGCTGGACCGACAAGATCGGCCAGGTCGTGGGCGGGGCCAACCCCGTCGCGGGCCCGTTCTTCAACCTCTCCACCCCGGAGCCGACCGGCGTCGTCACCGTCGTCGCCCCGCAGCAGTCGTCGTTCCTGGGCCTCGTCTCGGTGATCGCCCCGGTCATCGCGACGGGCAACACGGCTGTCGTCATCGCCAGCGAGAAGGCCCCGCTCCCCGCCCTCTCCCTGGGCGAGGTACTGGCCACCTCCGACCTGCCCGGCGGCGTCGTCAACATCCTCTCCGGCAAGGCCGCCGAGATGGGCCCCCACCTGGCGGCCCACCAGGACGTCAACGCCATCGACCTGGCGGGCGCCGACGCGGCCCTCGCCAAGGACCTGGAGATCGCCGCGGCGGACAACCTCAAGCGCGTCCTGCGTCCACAGCCTGTGGACGACTGGAGCGCCGACCCGGGCACCCACCGCATGACGGCCTTCCTGGAGACCAAGACCGTCTGGCACCCGACGGGCTCCCTGGGCTCGGGCGGCTCCTCCTACTAG
- a CDS encoding sensor domain-containing protein has product MRITARFTAPATRFALLPALLLGAVACGSGTDTPAPGKTPDPKGSAAARPSGAPGAPAAPAAPKAKDASLERAALVQGDLAGYQISAQGKNPNAPDGQPQADRKACQPLADIMGDKPDPAAHETVNRGIGSQKQVGLAVSASVSSYAEAEAKRVVARLREAVAACGTGFTATVEKQTGRYRDVKAVPYRTAGDETVSWTTTATAEGVSAPVHLVVVRRGDRVVRLMALNVAAADQKALVPQEIADKQLEKVKKAG; this is encoded by the coding sequence ATGCGCATCACGGCACGTTTCACGGCGCCCGCGACGAGGTTCGCGCTGCTCCCCGCACTGCTCCTCGGAGCGGTCGCCTGCGGCAGCGGTACGGACACCCCCGCGCCCGGGAAGACCCCCGACCCCAAGGGCTCCGCGGCCGCCCGCCCCTCGGGCGCGCCCGGCGCGCCGGCGGCTCCCGCCGCACCCAAGGCCAAGGACGCGAGCCTGGAACGGGCCGCCCTCGTCCAGGGCGACCTCGCCGGCTACCAGATCTCCGCGCAGGGCAAGAACCCGAACGCCCCCGACGGGCAGCCGCAGGCCGACAGGAAGGCCTGCCAGCCGCTGGCCGACATCATGGGGGACAAGCCCGACCCGGCCGCCCACGAGACGGTCAACCGCGGCATCGGCTCCCAGAAGCAGGTGGGCCTCGCGGTCTCCGCCTCCGTCAGCTCCTACGCGGAGGCCGAGGCCAAGCGGGTCGTCGCCCGGCTGCGCGAGGCCGTCGCGGCCTGCGGCACGGGTTTCACCGCCACCGTGGAGAAGCAGACCGGCCGCTACCGGGACGTGAAGGCCGTCCCGTACAGGACGGCGGGCGACGAGACGGTCAGCTGGACCACGACCGCCACCGCCGAGGGAGTCTCGGCGCCGGTCCACCTGGTCGTCGTACGCCGGGGCGACCGGGTCGTGCGGCTGATGGCCCTGAACGTGGCCGCCGCGGACCAGAAGGCGCTGGTCCCGCAGGAGATCGCGGACAAGCAGCTGGAGAAGGTCAAGAAGGCGGGCTGA